The following proteins are co-located in the Streptomyces sp. NBC_00435 genome:
- a CDS encoding SCO6880 family protein: MTTQSHQIHPVAPRRTYLIGRARPNAIVGKNRETGEIALIIAGAFLGMMSGLLVPALTLRIVTLAGFPMLALAAVYVPYRGRTFYRWFEINRSYKRTLRRGTTFRSGTMEAGIRAADGREVEVGPPPGIGRINWLAAPFGPDEIAVLLHADRRTVTAAIEIEGPGVGLRDSEDQEALVDRFGTLLKHVANGDGFVTRLQMLVRTLPADPEAHDKDVAARGNTNAPVWLRDSYDQLQSMVSTSSEQHRAYLVACIHFTRELAAEAHTIARAATPHKGRKLDRDAGLAIVMARELTDICARLAEADIRVRQPLGQGRLSSLVHSMYDPDHPIDHIQAMTKRNAWPAELDAVEPTYLQAKTRESSTRAPWCHATAWVKEWPMTPVGVNFLAPLLVHTPDVIRTVAVTMDLEPTEIAIERMLTEKTNDEADASRAAKMNRTVDPRDIAAHGRLDQRGEDLASGAAGVNLVGYITVSSRSPEALARDKRTIRASAGKSYLKLEWCDREHHRAFVNTLPFATGIRR; this comes from the coding sequence GTGACGACCCAGTCCCACCAGATCCACCCGGTCGCGCCCCGCCGCACGTATCTGATCGGCCGGGCCCGGCCGAACGCGATCGTCGGCAAGAACCGCGAGACCGGCGAGATCGCCCTGATCATCGCCGGGGCGTTCCTCGGCATGATGAGCGGACTGCTCGTCCCCGCCCTCACCCTGCGCATCGTCACCCTCGCCGGCTTCCCGATGCTCGCCCTCGCCGCCGTCTACGTCCCCTACCGCGGCCGCACCTTCTACCGCTGGTTCGAGATCAACCGCAGCTACAAGCGCACCCTGCGCCGCGGCACGACGTTCCGCTCCGGCACCATGGAAGCCGGCATCCGCGCCGCCGACGGCCGCGAGGTCGAGGTCGGCCCGCCCCCGGGCATCGGCCGCATCAACTGGCTCGCCGCACCCTTCGGCCCCGACGAGATCGCCGTCCTCCTCCACGCGGACCGCAGAACCGTCACCGCCGCCATCGAGATCGAAGGCCCCGGCGTCGGCCTGCGCGACAGCGAGGACCAGGAGGCCCTCGTGGACCGCTTCGGCACCCTCCTCAAGCACGTGGCCAACGGCGACGGCTTCGTCACCCGTCTCCAGATGCTCGTACGCACCCTGCCGGCCGACCCGGAGGCCCACGACAAGGACGTGGCCGCCCGCGGCAACACCAACGCCCCCGTCTGGCTGCGCGATTCGTACGACCAGCTCCAGTCGATGGTGTCCACCTCCTCCGAGCAGCACCGCGCGTACCTCGTCGCCTGCATCCACTTCACCCGCGAACTCGCCGCCGAGGCCCACACCATCGCCCGCGCCGCCACCCCCCACAAGGGCCGCAAGCTCGACCGCGACGCCGGTCTCGCCATCGTCATGGCCCGCGAACTCACCGACATCTGCGCCCGCCTCGCCGAAGCCGACATCCGGGTCCGCCAGCCGCTCGGCCAGGGCCGCCTCTCCTCGCTCGTGCACTCCATGTACGACCCGGACCACCCCATCGACCACATCCAGGCGATGACCAAGCGCAACGCCTGGCCGGCCGAACTCGACGCCGTCGAGCCCACCTACCTCCAGGCCAAGACCCGCGAGTCCTCCACCCGCGCCCCCTGGTGCCACGCCACGGCCTGGGTGAAGGAATGGCCGATGACCCCGGTCGGCGTGAACTTCCTCGCCCCGCTCCTCGTCCACACCCCCGACGTGATCCGCACGGTCGCCGTCACCATGGACCTGGAACCGACCGAGATCGCCATCGAGCGGATGCTCACGGAGAAGACCAACGACGAGGCCGACGCGAGCCGCGCCGCCAAGATGAACCGCACCGTCGACCCCCGCGACATCGCCGCCCACGGCCGGCTCGACCAGCGTGGCGAAGACCTCGCGAGCGGCGCCGCCGGGGTCAACTTGGTCGGGTACATCACGGTCTCCTCGCGCTCCCCCGAAGCCCTCGCCCGCGACAAGCGCACCATCCGCGCCTCGGCGGGCAAGTCGTACCTGAAGCTCGAATGGTGTGACCGCGAGCACCACCGCGCCTTCGTCAACACCCTGCCGTTCGCCACCGGCATCCGACGCTAG
- a CDS encoding ATP-binding protein, whose amino-acid sequence MRDPMSALTDAFTSFLFGKVETTRLPVRTSTGQAQAVYLPTAAPGLGDSGVIIGREVYSGKGYIYDPFQLYGQQLPAPHWLVLGESGNGKSALEKTYVLRQLRFRDRQVVVLDAQGEDGVGEWNLIAQQLGITPIRLDPIAANDDGIRLNPLDPAITATGQLALLRTIIEVAMGHGLDERSGFALKVAHAYVVDTIRDRQPVLMDIVEQLRHPEAESAQSMNVAIDDVRAWGLDVALVIDRLVDGDLRGMFDGPTTVGIDLDAPLIVFDLSHIDRNSIAMPILMAIVGVWLEHTWIRPDRKKRIFLVEEAWHIINSPFVAQLFQRLLKFGRRLGLSFVAVVHHLSDVVDGAAAREAAAILKMASTRTIYAQKADEARATGRVLGLPRWAVEIIPTLTPGIAVWDVNGNVQVVKHLITEAERPLVFTDRAMTESSAQHRLPDDLLAAELETEERAILMERHRNGGGSATTVA is encoded by the coding sequence ATGCGAGATCCCATGTCCGCCCTGACGGACGCCTTCACCAGCTTCCTGTTCGGCAAGGTAGAAACCACGCGCCTGCCCGTCCGCACCTCCACCGGCCAGGCGCAGGCCGTCTACCTGCCCACCGCCGCCCCCGGACTCGGCGACTCCGGCGTCATCATCGGCCGTGAGGTCTACAGCGGCAAGGGCTACATCTACGACCCCTTCCAGCTGTACGGCCAGCAGCTCCCGGCCCCGCACTGGCTGGTCCTCGGCGAGTCGGGCAACGGCAAATCAGCTCTGGAGAAGACCTACGTCCTACGCCAACTCCGTTTCCGGGACCGCCAGGTCGTCGTACTGGACGCCCAGGGCGAGGACGGCGTCGGCGAGTGGAACCTCATCGCCCAGCAGCTGGGAATAACCCCCATCCGCCTGGATCCCATCGCCGCCAACGACGACGGGATCCGCCTCAACCCCCTGGACCCGGCGATCACCGCGACCGGTCAGCTCGCGCTGCTCCGGACCATCATCGAAGTAGCCATGGGCCACGGCCTGGACGAACGCTCGGGCTTCGCCCTGAAGGTCGCCCACGCCTACGTCGTCGACACGATCCGCGACCGCCAACCGGTCCTGATGGACATCGTGGAACAACTGCGGCACCCGGAAGCCGAATCGGCCCAGTCGATGAACGTGGCCATAGACGACGTCCGGGCCTGGGGCCTCGACGTCGCGCTCGTCATCGACCGCCTCGTCGACGGCGACCTCCGCGGCATGTTCGACGGCCCGACCACCGTCGGCATCGACCTCGACGCCCCCCTGATCGTCTTCGACCTCTCCCACATCGACCGCAACTCCATCGCGATGCCGATCCTGATGGCGATCGTCGGCGTCTGGCTGGAACACACCTGGATCCGCCCGGACCGCAAGAAGCGCATCTTCCTGGTCGAAGAGGCCTGGCACATCATCAACAGCCCCTTCGTGGCGCAGCTGTTCCAGCGGCTCCTGAAGTTCGGCCGCCGCCTCGGCCTGTCCTTCGTAGCCGTCGTCCACCACCTCTCGGACGTGGTCGACGGCGCTGCCGCCCGCGAGGCGGCGGCCATCCTCAAGATGGCTTCAACACGCACGATCTACGCCCAGAAGGCGGACGAGGCCCGCGCCACGGGCCGGGTCCTGGGCCTACCCCGCTGGGCGGTCGAAATCATCCCGACGCTCACCCCGGGCATCGCGGTCTGGGACGTGAACGGCAACGTCCAAGTCGTGAAACACCTGATCACCGAAGCCGAACGCCCCCTGGTCTTCACGGACCGCGCCATGACCGAGTCCTCCGCCCAGCACCGTCTCCCCGACGACCTCCTCGCCGCCGAGCTGGAGACAGAGGAACGCGCCATCCTGATGGAACGCCACCGCAACGGCGGTGGCTCGGCAACAACGGTGGCCTGA
- a CDS encoding type VI secretion protein yields MPDPTDRRPPGGIPDGLLVGLLAFLLSLAVLTWTATGLAALFTKGSWPSTVTFTRTPTAVRSLIAQPHDIPAAWPDTPPEALSNWGLFWGLFISQLLILLVLAIFVLGIIARTRSHRRNPSPKAQSPLPTQPAPAPPASAPQPLTTSPPSTPPAFEARGPGGRAPGDGAAPPSTDEAYRYGFGYAPAPNPPPAPVPAPPPAHTPHRIAYAPPPARHTAATEAIAAATGPILVITSSPALWAETKDARAKLGPVLLYDPSHLCDTPARIHWSPTEGCADRATAAARAIALLAPVRPQARMDTALADTAETLLRSWLQAAALDNRPFKQLHRWAQGTNAQEPVRILRTHPQAATAAPGAAGELESALTAHSERRELAQHLTARALNALTSIHIRESCTPNRTDSLALASFVSEGGTLYVVGEPLEDPRTHPGAMPLLTALASSVVEHGRRMAARSSDGRLDPPLALVFDDVAAVAPIPQLPQLLQDRTLPLLALCRSREQARSRWPEADLPVAVR; encoded by the coding sequence ATGCCCGACCCCACGGACCGCCGCCCCCCGGGCGGCATCCCAGACGGCCTCCTCGTCGGCCTCCTGGCCTTCCTCCTCAGCCTGGCCGTCCTCACCTGGACGGCCACCGGCCTCGCCGCGCTCTTCACGAAGGGCTCCTGGCCGTCCACGGTCACCTTCACCCGCACCCCGACCGCGGTCCGCTCACTGATAGCCCAACCCCACGACATCCCGGCGGCCTGGCCCGACACACCCCCCGAGGCCCTCTCGAACTGGGGCCTGTTCTGGGGCCTGTTCATCAGCCAGCTCCTGATCCTCCTGGTCCTGGCCATCTTCGTCCTGGGCATCATCGCCCGCACCAGATCCCACCGAAGAAACCCCTCCCCCAAGGCCCAGTCCCCCCTGCCGACACAGCCCGCCCCAGCCCCACCGGCCTCGGCCCCACAGCCCCTCACCACCTCACCCCCTTCAACCCCGCCGGCGTTTGAGGCGCGGGGGCCTGGTGGCAGGGCCCCCGGCGACGGCGCCGCACCCCCCTCCACGGACGAGGCGTACCGCTACGGCTTCGGCTACGCCCCCGCACCGAACCCGCCACCGGCACCGGTGCCGGCACCGCCACCGGCCCACACCCCCCACCGCATCGCGTACGCCCCACCGCCCGCCCGTCACACCGCCGCCACAGAAGCCATCGCGGCAGCGACCGGCCCGATCCTCGTCATCACGTCCTCCCCCGCCCTCTGGGCGGAGACGAAGGACGCCCGCGCCAAACTGGGACCCGTCCTCCTCTACGACCCCTCCCACCTCTGCGACACCCCGGCCCGCATCCACTGGAGCCCCACAGAAGGCTGCGCGGACCGCGCCACCGCCGCCGCCCGCGCCATCGCCCTACTCGCCCCGGTCCGGCCCCAGGCCCGCATGGACACCGCCCTCGCCGACACCGCGGAAACGCTCCTTCGAAGCTGGCTCCAGGCCGCGGCCCTGGACAACCGCCCCTTCAAGCAGCTCCACCGCTGGGCCCAGGGCACGAACGCCCAGGAACCGGTCCGCATCCTGCGCACCCACCCCCAGGCGGCAACGGCGGCCCCCGGCGCGGCCGGCGAGCTCGAGAGCGCCCTCACCGCCCACTCCGAACGCCGCGAACTCGCCCAACACCTCACGGCCCGCGCCCTGAACGCCCTGACCTCGATCCACATCCGGGAATCCTGCACCCCGAACCGAACCGACTCCCTCGCCCTGGCATCGTTCGTCTCCGAAGGGGGCACCCTCTACGTGGTGGGCGAACCCTTGGAAGACCCCCGTACCCACCCGGGTGCGATGCCGCTGCTGACCGCACTCGCCTCCAGCGTGGTCGAGCACGGCCGCCGCATGGCCGCACGGTCATCCGACGGTCGGCTCGACCCACCACTGGCCCTGGTCTTCGACGACGTCGCCGCGGTGGCCCCGATCCCGCAGCTCCCCCAGCTCCTCCAGGACCGGACGCTCCCCCTGCTCGCCCTGTGCCGCAGCCGCGAACAGGCCCGCTCCCGCTGGCCGGAAGCCGACCTCCCCGTCGCCGTCCGCTAA
- a CDS encoding GNAT family N-acetyltransferase, whose translation MNQYVIRPVRADEWAKVKELRIAALRDPAAPVAFLETLEQAEGRTDEFWQERAAGASTGRRVRQFVAEAPDGEWDGSVSVIVEDAGTTDIFDGAIECTQGHLVGVFVRPGQRGSGLTEALFTAALEWIWSLEEPVLERVRLFVHEDNARAGAFYRRFGFVASGKVVPMPTDPSAKELEYVFTRPA comes from the coding sequence ATGAACCAGTACGTGATCCGGCCGGTTCGGGCCGATGAGTGGGCGAAAGTGAAGGAGCTGCGGATCGCAGCCCTGCGGGATCCGGCGGCGCCGGTGGCGTTCCTTGAGACGCTTGAGCAAGCTGAGGGCAGGACCGACGAGTTCTGGCAGGAGCGGGCCGCCGGGGCCTCGACGGGGCGGCGGGTCCGGCAGTTCGTGGCCGAGGCGCCCGACGGGGAATGGGACGGGTCGGTGAGCGTGATCGTCGAGGACGCCGGGACGACCGACATCTTCGATGGGGCGATCGAGTGCACCCAGGGGCACCTCGTGGGCGTGTTCGTGCGGCCCGGGCAGCGGGGGAGCGGGCTGACCGAAGCCCTGTTCACGGCCGCGCTGGAGTGGATCTGGTCGCTGGAGGAGCCGGTACTGGAACGCGTACGGCTCTTCGTGCACGAGGACAACGCGAGGGCCGGGGCGTTCTACCGGCGCTTCGGGTTCGTGGCGAGCGGGAAGGTCGTGCCGATGCCGACCGATCCGTCCGCGAAGGAGCTGGAGTACGTGTTCACGCGACCCGCTTAG